The Methylomonas sp. UP202 DNA window ACTGTTGCTGATGTTGATCCTGGAAACCGGCCAAGCCGCTGGCGGCATCCTGGTGCCTTACGCGGTGAAGGCCTTGATGGATGCGGTGGCCGGCGCGCCGCCGGGCGGCGATTGGTGGGCGGTGTTCCGCGAGCCCTTGATTCTACTGGCGGCACTGAATGTCGGCGAAATCGTCTCCAGCCGGGCCAGCGGCGCGGTGCTGATTCTGATCGGTCCGCGTTTGCGCCAAAACACCACCCGGATGCTGTTCGCCTATCTGCAGTGCCACGCGCCGCGCTATTTCGCCAACCACTTCGCCGGCGGCTTGGCGCACCGGATCAGCGAAACCGCGATCAGCGTCAATCACACCACGTGGTCCGTCATCTGCGATTTCTGGCCGATTGGCGTGACCTTCGCGGTGTCGATCGGCCTGTTGCTCAACGCCCATCAAGGTTTGGGCGGCTATGTCGCCGGCTGGGTCGGCGTGTACGTGCTGATTTCCTATTGGCTGGCGACCCGATGCCAGCCTTACGCGCAAAACTACGCGGCGACCCGCAGCCTGGTCAACGGCAAGATCGTCGATGCGGTCACCAATATTTTGAACGCCAAGTTGTTCGCCCGCCTCGACGCCGAGCGCGAATACCTGGACGGCTATCTGGATACCGAATTGAAAACCGCCCGTCGCACCTTTTGGTACATGGAGCGGGTGCGCTGGTTTCAATTCACCGCCGCCGCGATCCTGAAGATCGGCACGATCGCCTATGCCTTGCAGTTGTGGCGCGAGGGTGCGATCGGCGTCGGCGACTTCGCGATGGCGACCGGTTTGGCCTTGCTGATCATCAACGACGCCCGCAACCTGAGCCGGCGCTTTCTGGAGTTCTTCGAATACGTCGGCAATGTCGCCAACGGCGTCGAGACCATCGTGCAAAGCCACGAAATCGTCGATGCGCCGGACGCGCAAGCCTTGCAAGTCCGCCACGGGCGCATCGAGTTCCGCCAGGTTTGTTTCGGCTACGAGCCCGAGCGCCGCGTGTTCGACCGGCTTAACGTCACGATAGAACCGGGTCAGCGGGTTGGGTTGGTCGGCTTCTCCGGCTCCGGCAAGTCCACGTTCGTCAACTTGATCCTACGCAACTTCGAGCCGCAATCCGGGCAAATCCTGATCGACGGCCAGGACATCGGCGCGGTGACTCAGGCATCCTTGCACAGCCAGGTCAGTCTGATCCCGCAAGACCCCAGCCTGTTCCACCGCAGCCTGCGCGAGAATATCGGCTACGGCCAGCCGGACGCCGACAGCGCAGCCATCGCCGCCGCCGCCCGCCTGGCCCACGCCGATGGCTTCATCGACGCGATGCCGGAAGGCTACGAGTCGCTGGTCGGCGAGCGCGGCGTCAAACTCTCCGGCGGCCAGCGCCAACGTATCGCCATCGCCCGCGTCATGCTCAAGGACGCGCCGATCCTGATCCTGGACGAAGCCACTTCCAGCCTGGACTCGGTCACCGAAAAAACCATCCAGGAAAACCTGGAGCGGGTGATGGGCCAGAAAACCGTCATCGCCATCGCCCACCGCCTGTCCACGATCGCCCATCTGGACCGCATCCTGGTGTTCGACCAAGGCCGTATCGTCGAGGACGGCAGCCATCAGGAATTGCTGGACCGGCAAGGCTTTTACCACCGCTTGTGGACGATGCAAGCCGGCGGGTTTTTGCCGGAGGACGTGGTTTAGCCGCGCGATCGGGCAGGTTTGCGCGCTTGGTTTTTCGGGTGCGCGAGTGACGGACGGCCAGCCGACGCCGATACAGGCCGAGGTTTGGTGGATGAGGTTACGCTAAGCCGATCGGCGAACTTCTCGTCCGGGCCTCGGAACTCGACCAATGCCTTGCCGGCACAAATGCCTAAACAGCTCGCCGGATCGGCGGTCACCTCCAGCCCTGTAGGGTGGGCACGGTTTTTTGTGCCCACGCGGATTTCTTCGTCTCCCCATCAATTGAAAAAATGTCTCGCTTGATGGGCGCGGAAAATCGGCCCGACGGCGCCAACTTTTTGGTCCACCGCGTGTGATTTTCGACGGTTGGCGCCAACGGCCGGATGGTTGGCGCGTTCCGGTGAGCCGTTGGCGCCAACGGCCGGATGGTTGGCGCGTTCCGGTGAGCCGTTGGCGCCAACGGCCGGATGGTTGGCGCGTTCCGGCGAGCCGTTGTCGCCAACGGTCGGATGGTTGGCGCGTTCCGGCGAGCCGTTGTCGCCAACGGTCGGATGGTTGGCGCGTTCCGGTGAGCCGTTGGCGCCAACGGCCGGATGGTTGGCGCGTTCCGGCGAGCCGTTGTCGCCAACGGTCGGATGGTTGGTGCGTTCCGGTCAGCCGTTGGCGCCAACGGCTGAATTATCATCGTTCCCACGCTCCGCGTGGGAATGCAGCCCCGGACGCTCGGGCGTCTTTATGAATCAAGGTAAAGCGTGGGAAGAAGCCATCATCTCATCACCGAAGCCGACAAATCCCATTTCATGACTTGCACCGTCGTGGAATGGCTGGCTGTGTTTACCCGCCCGGAAACCGTGCAAATCATCCTCGACAGTTGGCAATACCGACGCCAACAAACAGGTTTAAAACTCTACGGCTACGTGATTTTGGAAAACCATCTGCACTTTATCGCCCAGGCCCCGGAACTCGACAAATGCGTTGCCAGCTTCAAAGCTTATACCGCCCGCCGGATCATCGACCACCTCCAGCAACAACAAGCCGAGCGCCTGCTGCAACGCCTGCATTTTGCCAAAGCCGCACATAAACGGGATCGCGAATACCAGTTCTGGCAAGAGGGCGTACATGCCGAAATGATTTTGAACGAAGCGATGATGCGGCAGAAGCTGGACTACATCCACGCTAACCCGGTCAAGCGCGGTTATGTCAACGTACCGCAGCATTGGCGTTATTCCAGTGCCGCCAACTATGAAGGCTTGGCGGGGGTGATGGAGATAGACGTTTGGTGATGGACGCTGGAGCGTCCGAAGCTGCGTTCCCACGCGGAGCGTGGGAACGATTAAAAATATTTGATACAGTACATCATCAGAATTGATGTCGAGAAAACACCATGAGAACCACCGTAACCATTGACGACACCTTGTATCAAAAAGCCCTGGAAATGGCCGATCCGGACATGGACAAGGCCGAAATCTTCCGGGAAGCGATGAAAACCTTCGTGCGGATTCAGGCGGCCAAGCGCTTGGCGGCTTTGGGAGGAACTATGCCGGAGATGGCGGATATTCCCCGAGATCGCCGACAAACCGAACCGTCCGCATGATATTGGTCGATACCTCGGTTTGGATTGACCATTTCAAAAATCGCAACGAAGACCTGGTGCGTTTGCTCGTTACCGATTCGGCGTTGATTCACCCGCTGATTGTTGCCGAATTGGCTTGCGGTACGCCGCCCGCGCCGAGAACTCAAACCCTGAACAACCTCCGCCAGTTAAGGTGCTGCAATCAAGCCGGTTTGCAGGAAGTGGAAGACTTTATCGAGCGTGAAGCGCTATATGGCTTGGGTTGCGGGCTAATCGATTTGCAGTTGCTGGCCTCGGTTTTGATCACGCCCGGTGCAAAGCTGTGGACGTTGGACAAGCGGTTGGCGAAACTTGCCGAGCGGTTTGGTGTGGCTTATCAAGCTTCGCCGACTACGAATTGATTTACATGTTCCGTGCGGTTCGTTACCTCACAGCACGCCACGAGCTACGGCTACGTGGTTTTGGAAAACCATCTGCACTTTATCGCCCAAGCCCCGGAACTCGATAAATGCGTTGCCAGCTTCAAAGCTTATACCGCCCGCCGGATCATTGACCACCTCCAGCGGCAAAAAGCCGAGCGCCTGCTGCAACGCCTGCATTTTGCCAAAGCCGCGCATAAACGGGATCGCGAATACCAGTTCTGGCAAGAGGGCGTACATGCCGAAATGATTTTGAACGAAGCAATGATGCGGCAGAAGCTGGACTACATCCACGCCAACCCGGTCAAGCGCGGTTATGTCAACTTACCGCAGCATTGGCGTTATTCCAGTGCCGCCAACTATCAAGGCTCGGCGGGGTTGATGGAGATCGATGTTTGGTGATGGACGCTGGAGCGTCCGAGGCTGCGTTCCCACGCGGAGCGTGGGAACGATGAAAGCTCCTAGTACATCCCTGTAAACTGGATACCGGCAATCCCTACCAGTATGACGTTTTAACGGCATTGGTTACAAACCCCATCCCTTCCGAAATTTAGCGTTTAAATACATTCAAGAGGCGTTGAACAGTTGATTTGACAAGGTGTTGTGATTGGATTGACTTTTGCTCTTGAAGCACTTGCATAAAGGGTGAACGATGCTCAGCACCTTCAATAAAGTATCCATAAATTAAAATAGGTAAGTTTTTTTCCTTAATTTCATCTAAAAAAGATTCAAGAAACTCTCCCATATTCCGAGATGCTATATTCGTAACGCAAACGATCCAATTCAAATGCATACCTGTTGTTTCTGCGGCCAGAGAAAATCTACCGTTCTCGGATTTTTTGATTACTTGTTCTGCGGCTATGGCTAGTATAATAAAGTCTCTTGCTGGCATATCACTAAAGTAATTAGCTATTAGTTGTCTATCTGATGAACTAGACAACGCATTGCCAACAGGATCTGGCAGCCTATATTCGTTAATAAACTTATAAATTAATGAAAAACTATCATCACCATACTTTGTATTGGACTCATAATTTAATAATGCCTCTGTTGTTTTAATTCTTTTTCCTACAATTGTCGCTAGGCGTTCATCACTAACCGGGCCATGTCTTAGTATATGTCTTGGTAGATTAAAAGAATATTCGTGGATAATTTCCAACAAATCAATCACTGTTCCATGAAATCCAGAAATACTATGAATGAGCGACTCGGGTATGGTGCATGTGTAGCCAATTGGTTTGTTTACATTGATTTTATGGAAAACAATTCCTGTAACGTGCGAAATGACAGATATGCAAATACAGTATTTTAATTCCTTGAATGTTATTGATAACTCATTATTATATCGATTTGTTGCAATCAAATGTTCTTTTGACTGGCGTCTCCAATAATTAATCCATTTAGCCGCCTGCTTTAAATTATGCTCATCTTGTTTATGAATTGGTTGACTACCTGAGGTCAAGTAGAACAGTACAAGCACCCCATTCCCATACCAAACCAAATCACACGGCTCTTTTTCCCTATTTTTTTTCAACCCTCTTTTATAATTTTTTGGGATAAACATATTTTGTGCGCCAAAAGACCTTTGCATCAAGTCTTCAAGTACGCCTTCTTGAGAACTTTCTAACTTTTGATTCATAGTTTTTCGAATAAATCAAGGCCGTAAGGCGCAATAACCAACGGGCATTGCGCCGTATGTAAATACGCGGGCTGATATGCCGCGCAGTGTGTCCGCGGTTTTCCACAAGCGTTTTTCGATGGCTTCGATGTTTTCTAATTGGGCCATGTTGTTTTGGTGATGTTCTTATTGGACTGACGAGTCGTATCTGCCCGGTTTATTGAAAGGGTATTGCCGTCGGACGTATGTCAGCGCTTCAAATCGGTAAAACCCGCACTTCCGGCGTGATACCGGCGTCGCGCGCGGACTTGCAAAAATCGCGGTCGAAGGTATGCATCACGGCTTTACCGCAAGCCGCCAGATGCAGGGCATCGGCAAAATCGGCGCCTTGCGCGTACCATTCCAGCGCATGACTGACGGCTTCGGCATCCTCGACCACCGTGTTGTCTACTTCCAGCAATGCCGAGAAAAATGCGCTGAGTTGGTCGCGGGTTTTCTTGTAGCGAGCGCGCAGCACCCATTCGGTTTCCAGCAGAACGGTGCGCGAGATAAAAATACTATCGCTGGCAATCAGTTGCCGAACCACGGCGACCTGTTCCGGATGATCGTCCACCAGCGCCCGAACCAGCAGGTTGGTGTCAAAGGCGATCATGAGGCATCCGAACTATCTTCTTCGTTGAGGTCTACAGGCTGGCATAAGGCTTCGGTAGATAGCGGCGGCCCGTCATGTTTGAGCATACCAATCAAGTCGGCCAAATTACGGCCGGTTTTCTTCGGCGCCGCTTTCAGCGTAACGCCGGACGCATTGGACACCAGGGTGAGTTCCGTGCCGGCTTCCCAATGCAGTTCGTCGCGAATTTCCTTGGGGATGACAACTTGCCCCTTGCTGGATAGGGTAATCGTGGCGGTAGACACTGGCATACTCCTTCGAGTAAGTCTAAAAGTAAGCCGGATTATCCGCTGGCGACGCCTCGTTGACAAGTTTGGGGTGGTGTCTATACCTGGATAGATTTTGCGGCTCCATGTTGCTTGATGGAAACGGATTTCTACATCGACACCCCGATAATGATCTAGGAAAGACACCTCAATGAATAATCTGCACAATTTTCAGATCCGTTCCAAGGCTTCCTGGCCACAGTGTGTACTTGGCTAATTTTCGTTGGATGGCGCCGAACAATAAAAAACCCGCGAAGCCAGTAAACTTGCGGGTTTTTGAATTGGGTTGCATCCGTTTGGATGCATAAATGGTGCTCAGACCGGACTAGAAATATAGCTAATCATATGAAATAAAACGTAAATTATTTGATAAAAATCGGAAGTACACGATCGAGTACACGATTTTAGGTTTTGCTCTTTGCCTCGGTTTTACCGTCTCCATCAAAGTAGTAAACTTTTTATCAACTTTCGAAAATGCTACGGGTTCAATTCTCAAATGACCAATCGAATTCGAATGCTTGTTGATCAGCTTGGGGCAGCCATTCGGTAGCCCATTGCCCGATATCCGCGTTGGCGTTTGTCCCACATACGCAGTAAAGCCGGGTGACCGGTGTCGACAAAGTCGATGATTCGAACATCGGTTTTGGTAGCGTGTTGTCGGTGTAAGCGGCCAGCATATTGCTGCAGAGTACCTTTCCATGAAATCGGCATAGCCAGAACCAAGGTATCCAGTGGAGGGTGATCAAAACCTTCGCCCACCAATTTTCCCGTGGCTAATAAAACTCGAGGTGCATCCGGCGGAAGCCCTTCAAGCTCTGTTATCAAAGTTGCTCGTTGCTTTTTCGACATGCGTCCGTGCAGAACAAAAGGCGGCGGCAACTTGCTGTCCAGCGCTGATAAAATAGCATCCAGATGCTCGGTCCGCTCAGTCAATACCAGCACTTTTCGCCCCTGATCAAAAGCCGCTATGATCTCCTTGGCAATCGCCGCAGTGCGTTCCACATCACTGGCAATGTGACGAAATACATCTTGAATGGCGGACTCCTGAGGCAAATCGATTGCCTTGTAAATCATCTGCGGAACAACTTCTAGGTCGCTCGGTGCATTATCTGGTTTTGCAGCGGTGTAGCGGATTGGTCCGCACTGCATAAAAATAATAGGTTGTTGTCCATCGCGCCGCACAGGCGTTGCCGTCAGCCCCAACACATATTTGGCTTTAGCACGTTTCAATATGGCATCAAATGAAACGGCACCGATGTGGTGACATTCGTCGACGATCACGTGTCCATAATTCTCTACCAATGGATTGACTTCGCCTTGCCGCGACAAGGATTGCATCACCGCAATATCGATTTTTCCTGTCGGTTTGGCTTTGCCACCGCCAATGGTTCCAACTTCGCCTTTGCCAACGCCGAGGAAAGATTGTAAACGCTCCTGCCATTGTTTGAGCAGTTCGGTGCGATGAACCAGAATCAGGGTATTGATACCCCGCCGAGCAATCATCGCGGCTGCGGTGACTGTTTTACCAAATGCAGTTGGAGCGCAGAGCACTCCGACATGGTGTTGCAACATTTCAGTGACAGCCAATTCTTGATCTGGACGCAAAGTACCTGCGAAGGAAATATCGATTGCTTGCCCATCAAAGCGTTCATCCTTTAAGTCACAGTGAATACCGTTTTCCTTCAATAAGTTTAAGGCGGCATCCAGGCAACCGCGCGGTAATGCGATATGGTTTGGATGGTTTTCGGCACAGCCAATGACACGTGGCTTATCCCATACCGGGAAGCGCATAGCCTGTGCTTTATAAAATTCAGGATTTTGAAAGGCTGCGAGGCGGATCAGTCGATTTGCCAGAGGTTGTGGCAGTTCGGATTTCTCGAAATAGATCAGGTTTGCCAGAGTAATAGACAACGATTCTGGCAATGGCCCGGCAAGTTTGGCATTTTTGCTATCAGTCCGCTTCCAAGGTTCTTTGTGATCTTCCTCGTCAATAAAAGTGACATCCAATGGATGTGCATTGCCGGTGGCCCGCAAAATAGTTGGCTCAATGTCCACGACTGCCATAGGCTGTATATTGGCTAAAAAGGCCCACTGATCGGGATAGGGTTGTAAGTGTTTGTCGACAAACACGCTAAATCCATTTTCTCGTGGTTTTTTCTGCAACGGCAATGCGATCAAATTGCCAAAACCACCTTTGGGCATCGTGTCCTGATTGGGAAACAGGCGATCGTAGGAAGTCAGTTTCAGTTGTCGAGTCCGGGAACAGGTATGGCTGATGATGGCCGTGCCGAGACGCCTGGCATCACGCGCAGAAACATTGGTTGCGAAGAAAATCCAGGCATGAGCGCCATTGCCGGAACGCGAAATTTCCAGTGCCGACGGTATCCCAAGTTCAGAGCAAGATTGGATAAATGCCTGGGCATCTTCCTTCCAATCGGCCTCGTCGAAATCAACCGCCAGAAAATAACAACTGTCGTCAGCCAGCAACGGATAAACACCAATCGTATGCTCGCCGGAAAGATGGCTATACATGACCGCATCGGACAAGGTACTCAGTTGCCGAACGCCACAATCGGAGCATTTGATACGAGGCTTGTGGCAAACACCGGGTCGCCATTCATTTGCGCAAGCTGGCGCATAGCCAGATTTGCCGGTGGTTTTGCTTTCCCAGCGAACGGGATATACGTCTGTTCTGCCGCGAAACAAGCGACGAAATAATGCCACCTTCGCGGCAGTAGACAGTGCAGATAATTCTGGCTCTATCGGATCTATTTTTGGTGGAAGCCTTGGCGGTAACCTCCACTCGATGTTATGTGCTTCGAGTAAAGCAATCAGCCTTGCGTTTTCAGCTTGAAGATCGGATAAAAGCGCATTACTAGTCATCAATGTCATATTCGGATAACAATATTGCCATATCTTCGCCAACACCCCAGCCGACATTCGAGCCTTGCAGCGCAACTTGCTCGAGTCTGTCTATAAACGGCGAGCGTTTGGCTTCCGGCAATGCCATGACATATTTCAACGCTTGTTCGAACATTCGCACCAAGGCATCAAAATACCCTTCATCATCCATGCCGCAGTAACCCAGGAATACAAATACTTTTTCGCAATAGAAAATTGACAGTTCAGCCAGTCCTTCAGGTTGACCGACCGCTTTTTTGTAATCGGTAATCGCTTTCTTCGCTTTGGCCACTGAAATAGGTTGATTGCGCATCACATCCGGGCAAATCCAGCGGGAAATCGTGTCCTTATAGGGTTTGAAAATATCCTCGCCCAACCCGAATCGTGCATGCAGAAACGTTTGATTATCTTTATTGGCTGAGTATAGGTCTTGTATCAGCCCGATCAGACCAACTCGATCGACGTCAGCCAATTTGGATTTAACGTCGCTCCAGGTTGCTTTGGTTTTTTTCTGTTTGCTAGTCATTTGCTGTCGGTTATTGTTTGGTTCGTACTTGCAGTTAGCCTAAGTTATATCATCAGCATTCAGCGCTAACCATCACAGTCAGACTGAGCTGAATAGAGCTGACACTGAAAGGGGTTATTTTTCCCGAACGGGAACTTCAATGCTTGTCTATCGTAAATTCTAAATTAAATTTCCCGTTCGGTAAATTAAACTTGCATATTGGTTGTTTTCGCCTAATAATTTCCCGAACGGGAAAAACCTCATGATCAACATCCAATCTACCCAACAACTTGGCCAAGCGCTACGCTCTGCCCGCAAACAGCTCGAATTAACTCAATCCGAATTGGCGTTGGCGGCAGGTGTTGGCGTTCGCTTTATCGTCGACCTCGAAGCAGGCAAGCCGACCGTGCGTCTGGAAACGGTGATGCGCGTTATTGAAGCACTGGGTGGGCAGGTCATGCTCGATGGCCTGCCGGACATAACCGAAGCACCATGAGTTACTTGCTCGCCGTCTATTTATTTGATCGTCGAGTGGGGGATTTGGCCCTGGTTGAAGGCAGACTGCAATTTTGCTACTGCGCCGACTGGCTGCAACATGCCGACGCCGTCCCGCTGTCCTGCTCGTTACCGTTGCAAGTAGAGGTTTTCAACGACCAACAGACGCGGCCTTTCTTTGCTGGATTGTTACCGGAAGGCAAATTACGCCAACTGATTGCTCGCCAGTTTCAGGTCTCGAAGCAGAACGACTTTGCCTTGCTCAATCATATCGGCGGCGAATGCGCCGGTGCCGTTTCGCTATTGTCGCCAGACCGATTACCCGCTGTATCTGAACCAGCGAACGAGATAGACTGGCTATCCGACTCTGACATACTGGCCTTACTGGATGAATTGCCACAGCGGCCGATGCTGGCTGGTCAGGATGGTTTTCGCTTATCGTTGGCGGGCGCTCAGGACAAATTACCGGTGGTGTTTGATGGTCAACGAATCGGTCTGCCACGCAATGGCACACCCAGTAGCCATATTCTCAAACCGGCCATCGCTGCCGTTGAAGACAGTGTAATCAACGAAGGTTTCTGTCTGGCATTGGCAGGTGCAATGCAATTCCAGACCGCACAGTCGAGGATTTGTGCCATTCGCGACCGCTCATTTTTGCTGGTTGAGCGTTATGACAGAACTCAAGCTGCAATTGGCCAACGCTTGCGTCTGCATCAGGAAGATTTCTGCCAGGCACTTGGCATAGTGCCCGAATTGAAATACCAGAACGAGGGTGGGCCGGGGTTGGATCAGTGCTTTGACTTAGTCCGCCGCGTGACCCGACCGAGTGCGCCGCAGGTGTTGCGTCTGCTGGATGCGGTCATTTTCAATGCTTTGATCGGCAACCACGACGCCCATGCCAAGAACTTTTCTATCTTGTATGCCGACAAGTGCGCCGTTCTGGCGCCGCTCTACGACGTATTGTCAACCGCCGTTTATCCCAGCCTGACGCCCAAGATGGCGATGCAGTTGGGTGGCAAATACAAATTCAGCGAAGTGCAAGCCCGACATTGGGATCGCTTTGCCCAAGCGGCGGGCTTATCGGTAGCGCAAACCCGAAAACGTATCCTCGGCTTGTGCCAACGGCTACCGCTTGTCGCGCGCACTTTGCAAGCATCGGCGGATCATGACTTTGTCGGAAATCCGGCGGTTGAACAAATCGTACAGCTGATCGAGCAACGCGCGGCGCTGACGGTCAGGCGGTTGAATGATAAGACCTAAAGCCAATCGGCTGGCGTTGATTTTGGCATCGCTTCTAAGTGTGTGCTGGACTCGTTTTCGTTGGATGGCGCCGGACAATAAAAAACCCGCTAAGCCAGTAAACTTGCGGGTTTTTGGATTGGGTTGCACCCTGTTGGATGCATAAATGGTGCCTCAGACCGGAATCGAACCGGTACGACCTTTCGGTCGCGAGATTTTAAGTCTCGTGCGTCTACCTATTTCGCCACCGAGGCCCGGTGCTGTCGCGGAGACAGTAGCCGGCGAATTCTAAAGCAAAGCGCCGAATTGTCAACGTAAAGTTGGCCGTCCGGCGCGGCTTGCTCAGACCGCTTGCTTGATGCGGGTCAGCGCGTTTTCCAGATTGACCATGCTGGTGGCGATCGAGATGCGGATGTGGCCTGGGCAGCCGAAGGCCGAGCCGGGCACCAGCGCGACGCCGGCTTTTTCGATCAGGTATTCGGCGAATTCCAGGTCGTCGTTGATGCCGTCCAGGCGGGCGATCAGCTTGTCCACATTGGGGAAGACGTAAAAAGTACCGTCGGTCGCCAGGCATTCGATGCCGTCTATCGTGTTCAACTCGGCGACGACGAAGTCGTGGCGCTTCTTGAACTCGACCATCATCGCGTCGATGCAGCCCTGATCGCCGTTCAGCGCGGCTTCGGCGGCGACTTGCGAGATCGAGGTCGGGTTGGATGTGCTTTGCGATTGAATGATGCACATCGCATCGATCAAGTCGGCCGGGCCGGCGCAATAGCCGATCCGCCAGCCGGTCATCGAATAGGCTTTGGAGACGCCGTTCAACACGATGGTACGGTCGTAGAAGCCGGGGTGGGCGTTCAGAATGTTGACGAATTCGCCCTTGTTCCACAGGATGTGTTCGTACATGTCGTCGGTGGCGATTAACACGTCCGGGAAATCGACCAACACGTCGCCCAGGGCTTTCAGTTCATCCAAGCTATAGGCGGCTCCGGTCGGGTTGGACGGGCTGTTGATCACCAGCAAGCGGGTTTTCGGCGTGATCGCGGCGCGCAACTGGGCAGGCGTGATCTTGAAACCTTGCGATTGGCCGGCTTCGACGATGACCGGCACGCCGTCCGCCAACAGCACCATGTCCGGATAGGATACCCAGTAAGGCGCGGGGATGATGACTTCGTCGCCGGGGTCCAGCAACGCTTGAGCCAGATTGTAAAAACTTTGCTTACCGCCGCAGGACACCAGGATTTGCTTGGGCTCGTAATCCAGGCCGTTGTCGCGCTTGAATTTGGCGATCACGGCTTTCTTCAGGCCGGCGGTGCCGTCCACGGCGGTGTATTTGGTGAAGCCCGAGTTGATCGCATTGATGCCGGCGCTTTTAATGTGTTCCGGCGTGTCGAAGTCCGGTTCGCCGGCGCCCAGGCCGATGATGTCTTTACCGGCGGCGCGCATGGCGGCGGCTCTGGCGGTGATGGCCAGGGTAGGGGACGGTTTGACTGCTTTAACGCGGTCGGACAATGTGATGCTCATGCTTCCTCGGTCGAAATTTACTCAAATGGCCGGCATTATACGGTAATTTGCCGGTTACGCTTGGTTTGGCGCGCTAAAACCGATTATTTTTTAGGGTTTGTCAATTTTGCGGCCAGTTCGTCGGCATACGCCAGCAGTTGCGCCAGTATCGCCGGATCTTGCTTGCCGGTATCGGGCGACAGCGCGGCGATGCTGGCTTTAAAACTTTCCAGCGCGCTGGGCCGGTCGGGCGCCGGTTCCAGCAGGCGCCGCCGGCAATGCGCCGACCAAAGCTCGCGCTCTTCGGCGGTCAGGGTTTCCGGATAATTGCGAGCC harbors:
- a CDS encoding ABC transporter ATP-binding protein, which produces MPKNHSPADLRRSADAPALPTGLFRFVLFCLRPYRWLLLLMLILETGQAAGGILVPYAVKALMDAVAGAPPGGDWWAVFREPLILLAALNVGEIVSSRASGAVLILIGPRLRQNTTRMLFAYLQCHAPRYFANHFAGGLAHRISETAISVNHTTWSVICDFWPIGVTFAVSIGLLLNAHQGLGGYVAGWVGVYVLISYWLATRCQPYAQNYAATRSLVNGKIVDAVTNILNAKLFARLDAEREYLDGYLDTELKTARRTFWYMERVRWFQFTAAAILKIGTIAYALQLWREGAIGVGDFAMATGLALLIINDARNLSRRFLEFFEYVGNVANGVETIVQSHEIVDAPDAQALQVRHGRIEFRQVCFGYEPERRVFDRLNVTIEPGQRVGLVGFSGSGKSTFVNLILRNFEPQSGQILIDGQDIGAVTQASLHSQVSLIPQDPSLFHRSLRENIGYGQPDADSAAIAAAARLAHADGFIDAMPEGYESLVGERGVKLSGGQRQRIAIARVMLKDAPILILDEATSSLDSVTEKTIQENLERVMGQKTVIAIAHRLSTIAHLDRILVFDQGRIVEDGSHQELLDRQGFYHRLWTMQAGGFLPEDVV
- a CDS encoding transposase; its protein translation is MGRSHHLITEADKSHFMTCTVVEWLAVFTRPETVQIILDSWQYRRQQTGLKLYGYVILENHLHFIAQAPELDKCVASFKAYTARRIIDHLQQQQAERLLQRLHFAKAAHKRDREYQFWQEGVHAEMILNEAMMRQKLDYIHANPVKRGYVNVPQHWRYSSAANYEGLAGVMEIDVW
- a CDS encoding type II toxin-antitoxin system VapB family antitoxin, with the protein product MRTTVTIDDTLYQKALEMADPDMDKAEIFREAMKTFVRIQAAKRLAALGGTMPEMADIPRDRRQTEPSA
- a CDS encoding type II toxin-antitoxin system VapC family toxin, with translation MILVDTSVWIDHFKNRNEDLVRLLVTDSALIHPLIVAELACGTPPAPRTQTLNNLRQLRCCNQAGLQEVEDFIEREALYGLGCGLIDLQLLASVLITPGAKLWTLDKRLAKLAERFGVAYQASPTTN
- a CDS encoding transposase, translated to MRFVTSQHATSYGYVVLENHLHFIAQAPELDKCVASFKAYTARRIIDHLQRQKAERLLQRLHFAKAAHKRDREYQFWQEGVHAEMILNEAMMRQKLDYIHANPVKRGYVNLPQHWRYSSAANYQGSAGLMEIDVW
- a CDS encoding type II toxin-antitoxin system VapC family toxin gives rise to the protein MIAFDTNLLVRALVDDHPEQVAVVRQLIASDSIFISRTVLLETEWVLRARYKKTRDQLSAFFSALLEVDNTVVEDAEAVSHALEWYAQGADFADALHLAACGKAVMHTFDRDFCKSARDAGITPEVRVLPI
- a CDS encoding AbrB/MazE/SpoVT family DNA-binding domain-containing protein, producing the protein MSTATITLSSKGQVVIPKEIRDELHWEAGTELTLVSNASGVTLKAAPKKTGRNLADLIGMLKHDGPPLSTEALCQPVDLNEEDSSDAS
- a CDS encoding DEAD/DEAH box helicase family protein, with translation MTSNALLSDLQAENARLIALLEAHNIEWRLPPRLPPKIDPIEPELSALSTAAKVALFRRLFRGRTDVYPVRWESKTTGKSGYAPACANEWRPGVCHKPRIKCSDCGVRQLSTLSDAVMYSHLSGEHTIGVYPLLADDSCYFLAVDFDEADWKEDAQAFIQSCSELGIPSALEISRSGNGAHAWIFFATNVSARDARRLGTAIISHTCSRTRQLKLTSYDRLFPNQDTMPKGGFGNLIALPLQKKPRENGFSVFVDKHLQPYPDQWAFLANIQPMAVVDIEPTILRATGNAHPLDVTFIDEEDHKEPWKRTDSKNAKLAGPLPESLSITLANLIYFEKSELPQPLANRLIRLAAFQNPEFYKAQAMRFPVWDKPRVIGCAENHPNHIALPRGCLDAALNLLKENGIHCDLKDERFDGQAIDISFAGTLRPDQELAVTEMLQHHVGVLCAPTAFGKTVTAAAMIARRGINTLILVHRTELLKQWQERLQSFLGVGKGEVGTIGGGKAKPTGKIDIAVMQSLSRQGEVNPLVENYGHVIVDECHHIGAVSFDAILKRAKAKYVLGLTATPVRRDGQQPIIFMQCGPIRYTAAKPDNAPSDLEVVPQMIYKAIDLPQESAIQDVFRHIASDVERTAAIAKEIIAAFDQGRKVLVLTERTEHLDAILSALDSKLPPPFVLHGRMSKKQRATLITELEGLPPDAPRVLLATGKLVGEGFDHPPLDTLVLAMPISWKGTLQQYAGRLHRQHATKTDVRIIDFVDTGHPALLRMWDKRQRGYRAMGYRMAAPS
- a CDS encoding helix-turn-helix transcriptional regulator, encoding MINIQSTQQLGQALRSARKQLELTQSELALAAGVGVRFIVDLEAGKPTVRLETVMRVIEALGGQVMLDGLPDITEAP